One window of Leguminivora glycinivorella isolate SPB_JAAS2020 chromosome 9, LegGlyc_1.1, whole genome shotgun sequence genomic DNA carries:
- the LOC125229658 gene encoding protein TRACHEARY ELEMENT DIFFERENTIATION-RELATED 7-like isoform X2, producing the protein MPPPHGNCGPHCGTYCAPHCYHRRPPPPPPFHHHPPPPFHHHPPPPPHHLPPPHHHHPPPPPFHPGPHLPHHHGPPPPHWR; encoded by the coding sequence ATGCCACCCCCTCACGGAAACTGTGGTCCGCATTGCGGTACTTACTGCGCGCCGCACTGTTACCACCGCCGAccgccaccgccgccgccgtTTCACCACCATCCACCACCGCCGTTTCACCATCACCCGCCACCGCCGCCACATCACCTGCCACCCCCGCATCACCACCACCCGCCGCCACCGCCATTCCACCCTGGACCTCACCTGCCTCATCATCACggaccgccgccgccgcactgGCGATAG
- the LOC125229658 gene encoding carboxypeptidase Y-like isoform X1, with protein sequence MGLNISPMPPPHGNCGPHCGTYCAPHCYHRRPPPPPPFHHHPPPPFHHHPPPPPHHLPPPHHHHPPPPPFHPGPHLPHHHGPPPPHWR encoded by the exons ATGGGGTTGAATATTTCAC CGATGCCACCCCCTCACGGAAACTGTGGTCCGCATTGCGGTACTTACTGCGCGCCGCACTGTTACCACCGCCGAccgccaccgccgccgccgtTTCACCACCATCCACCACCGCCGTTTCACCATCACCCGCCACCGCCGCCACATCACCTGCCACCCCCGCATCACCACCACCCGCCGCCACCGCCATTCCACCCTGGACCTCACCTGCCTCATCATCACggaccgccgccgccgcactgGCGATAG